From a region of the Kaistia sp. 32K genome:
- a CDS encoding outer membrane protein yields the protein MKFMLRSATMASVLALGVVGAHAADLTYEPAPVVAPVAFNWTGFYIGVHGGIGGGGFDTTFTDPGNFSVGWSDNAFGAFGGAQVGYNYQFSPNWVVGVEADIAAAGISAEHTADFNYGVSTNQEAKVDWFGTLRGRIGYAWDNLLIYGTGGAAYGDVESSSSYTDNVLGFTDSNSFSDTRWGWTAGAGVEYGITKNITLKTEYLYVDLGSIHTNSLNGFQGIVGDNDADIKFHTVKLGLNYKF from the coding sequence ATGAAATTCATGCTTCGCAGTGCAACCATGGCTTCGGTGCTGGCGCTCGGCGTCGTCGGCGCACACGCCGCCGACCTGACCTATGAGCCCGCGCCGGTGGTGGCGCCGGTCGCCTTCAACTGGACCGGCTTCTACATCGGTGTGCATGGCGGCATCGGCGGCGGCGGCTTCGATACGACGTTCACGGACCCGGGCAACTTCTCCGTGGGTTGGAGCGACAACGCCTTTGGCGCCTTCGGCGGCGCGCAGGTCGGCTACAACTACCAGTTCTCGCCCAACTGGGTGGTCGGTGTCGAAGCCGATATCGCGGCTGCCGGCATCAGCGCGGAACATACCGCCGACTTTAACTATGGCGTCTCGACGAACCAGGAGGCGAAGGTCGATTGGTTCGGCACCCTGCGCGGCCGGATCGGCTATGCCTGGGACAATCTGCTGATCTACGGCACCGGCGGCGCGGCCTATGGCGACGTCGAAAGCTCCTCCAGCTATACCGACAACGTTCTCGGCTTCACCGACAGCAATTCCTTCTCCGACACCCGGTGGGGTTGGACTGCCGGCGCCGGCGTCGAATATGGCATCACGAAGAACATCACCCTGAAGACCGAGTATCTCTATGTCGATCTCGGCAGCATTCACACCAATAGTCTGAACGGCTTCCAGGGTATTGTCGGCGACAACGATGCCGATATCAAGTTCCACACGGTCAAGCTGGGTCTGAACTACAAGTTCTGA
- a CDS encoding alpha/beta hydrolase has translation MPEVIFTGPAGRIEGRFQPSKEKNGPIAIILHPHPQFGGTMNNAITYQLFYMFAKRGFAVLRFNFRGVGRSQGEFDHGEGELSDAASALDWVQTIHPDARACWVAGFSFGAWIGMQLLMRRPEIEGFISVAPQANLYDFSFLAPCPSSGLIVHGDQDKVAPPKDVQTLVDKLKTQKGIIVEQQIMPGANHFFEGQVEPLIDICGNYVDKRLAMLSAA, from the coding sequence ATGCCCGAGGTTATCTTCACCGGCCCCGCCGGTCGCATCGAGGGTCGATTCCAGCCCTCGAAGGAAAAGAACGGCCCGATCGCCATCATCCTGCACCCGCATCCGCAGTTCGGCGGCACGATGAACAACGCGATCACCTACCAGCTGTTCTACATGTTCGCGAAGCGCGGCTTCGCGGTGCTGCGGTTCAATTTCCGCGGCGTCGGCCGCAGCCAGGGCGAGTTCGACCATGGCGAAGGCGAGCTGTCGGATGCGGCATCCGCGCTCGACTGGGTGCAGACCATCCATCCCGACGCGCGCGCCTGCTGGGTCGCCGGCTTCTCGTTCGGCGCCTGGATCGGCATGCAGCTTTTGATGCGCCGGCCGGAGATCGAGGGCTTCATCTCGGTCGCGCCGCAGGCCAACCTCTACGACTTCTCGTTCCTGGCGCCCTGCCCTTCCTCCGGCCTGATCGTGCATGGCGACCAGGACAAGGTCGCGCCGCCGAAGGACGTGCAGACGCTGGTCGACAAGCTGAAGACCCAGAAGGGCATCATCGTCGAGCAGCAGATCATGCCGGGCGCCAACCACTTCTTCGAAGGCCAGGTCGAGCCGTTGATCGATATCTGCGGCAACTATGTCGACAAGCGCCTCGCCATGCTGAGCGCCGCCTGA
- a CDS encoding cysteine desulfurase family protein produces the protein MAAPRIYLDYNAGAPLRPEARAAMVDALEATGNASSVHGEGRAARSRVETARRRVAALVNADPARVIFTSGGTEANVTALSPVMRVGAATVSIDVVLVGATEHPSVLAGGRFGADKVRIVAVDGEGRLDLADLKAQLGAVAAEGKRALVSVMLANNETGTIQPVAEIAEIARSFGALVHTDAIQAAGRIPVDIAELGVDLLTLSAHKLGGPQGAGALVLGGDLVSPAPLLVGGGQEKYSRAGTQNVAAITGFGVAADCARADLDRQAEWARWRDEIATAAEPAMQLSGEAERLPQTLSLGVNGLSAETLVIALDLEGVAVSAGSACSSGKVGVSHVMKAMNVPDPYAKSAIRVSFGWETTETDIRRFTEVWGRVMRRLAPGVTRAA, from the coding sequence TTGGCCGCGCCGCGCATCTATCTCGACTACAACGCCGGCGCGCCGCTTCGTCCCGAAGCGCGCGCGGCGATGGTCGATGCGCTGGAGGCCACCGGCAACGCCTCTTCCGTGCATGGCGAGGGCCGGGCGGCCCGCTCCCGGGTCGAGACGGCGCGACGCCGCGTCGCGGCTCTGGTCAATGCCGATCCGGCGCGGGTGATCTTCACGTCCGGCGGCACCGAGGCGAATGTCACGGCGCTGTCGCCGGTGATGCGGGTCGGCGCGGCAACGGTTTCGATCGACGTGGTGCTGGTCGGGGCGACGGAACACCCTTCCGTGCTCGCCGGCGGCCGCTTCGGCGCCGACAAGGTCCGTATCGTCGCCGTCGACGGCGAGGGCCGGCTCGATCTCGCCGATCTCAAGGCGCAGCTGGGCGCGGTCGCTGCCGAGGGCAAGCGGGCGCTCGTCTCTGTCATGTTGGCGAACAACGAGACCGGTACGATCCAGCCGGTGGCCGAGATCGCCGAGATCGCCCGCTCGTTCGGCGCGCTTGTGCATACCGACGCGATCCAGGCCGCCGGCCGCATCCCGGTCGACATCGCCGAGCTCGGCGTCGACCTTCTGACGCTCTCGGCGCACAAGCTCGGCGGCCCGCAGGGCGCCGGCGCCTTGGTGCTGGGTGGCGATCTGGTATCGCCGGCGCCGCTGCTCGTCGGTGGCGGACAGGAGAAATACAGCCGCGCCGGCACGCAGAACGTGGCGGCGATCACGGGCTTCGGCGTCGCGGCGGATTGCGCCCGCGCCGATCTCGACCGGCAGGCCGAATGGGCGCGCTGGCGCGACGAAATCGCGACGGCGGCGGAGCCTGCCATGCAATTGAGCGGGGAAGCCGAGCGGCTCCCGCAGACGCTGTCCCTCGGCGTCAACGGTCTCTCGGCGGAAACGCTGGTGATCGCGCTCGATCTCGAAGGGGTCGCGGTATCAGCCGGATCCGCGTGTTCTTCGGGAAAAGTCGGTGTTTCGCATGTGATGAAGGCGATGAACGTGCCGGATCCATATGCGAAATCCGCGATCCGCGTCAGTTTCGGATGGGAAACCACCGAAACGGACATACGTAGATTTACGGAGGTCTGGGGACGTGTCATGAGACGGCTCGCGCCGGGCGTGACACGCGCCGCATGA